One genomic window of Prochlorococcus marinus str. NATL2A includes the following:
- a CDS encoding PhoH family protein, with translation MSEATTEGRFCIDLPDSDAATALAGTGQSTLHRLENLTGAAFALRGLQLEIKGNSYQLEKAAAIVELVRPIWEEGQIVSPVDLHAAAKALDNGKKNDHAKSTNKVLARSQRGNLLRPRTIRQKFYVEAMEKSDLTFALGPAGTGKTFLATVLAVRMLTERKIEKIILTRPAVEAGERLGFLPGDLQQKVDPYLRPLYDSLHSLLGQEKTNLLLEKNVIEVAPLAYMRGRTLEESFVILDEAQNTTPAQMRMVLTRLGERSRMVVTGDITQVDLPYGQMSGLIEAADLLEKVDGISVCRLTSADVVRHPLVQSVVDAYAELDKKRR, from the coding sequence ATGTCTGAAGCAACCACTGAAGGTCGCTTTTGTATAGATCTGCCTGATTCCGATGCTGCTACTGCTTTAGCCGGAACTGGTCAGTCAACACTTCATAGATTAGAAAACCTTACAGGTGCTGCTTTTGCCTTAAGGGGCTTGCAACTCGAAATAAAAGGAAATTCTTACCAATTAGAGAAAGCTGCAGCAATTGTTGAATTAGTTAGGCCAATTTGGGAAGAAGGGCAAATTGTCTCGCCCGTTGATTTACATGCTGCGGCTAAAGCATTGGATAATGGCAAAAAAAATGATCATGCCAAATCCACAAATAAAGTTTTAGCGAGAAGTCAAAGAGGAAATCTTTTAAGACCAAGAACAATTAGACAAAAATTTTATGTAGAAGCTATGGAAAAAAGTGATCTTACTTTTGCTTTAGGCCCAGCAGGAACAGGAAAAACTTTCTTGGCAACTGTATTAGCTGTGCGAATGCTAACTGAGAGGAAAATTGAGAAAATTATTTTGACAAGACCTGCAGTTGAAGCTGGCGAAAGATTGGGATTTTTACCTGGGGACTTACAGCAAAAGGTTGATCCTTATCTAAGGCCTTTATATGATTCTCTCCACTCTTTACTTGGACAAGAAAAAACTAATTTGCTTTTAGAAAAAAACGTGATTGAAGTTGCGCCTTTGGCTTACATGCGAGGGAGGACTTTAGAAGAATCATTTGTCATACTTGATGAGGCTCAAAATACGACACCAGCACAAATGAGGATGGTCCTTACCAGATTAGGTGAGAGGTCAAGGATGGTAGTAACTGGCGATATAACCCAGGTTGACTTGCCATATGGACAAATGAGCGGACTTATAGAAGCTGCAGACTTACTTGAAAAGGTTGATGGAATTTCAGTTTGCAGACTTACTTCAGCAGATGTAGTAAGACATCCACTCGTTCAAAGCGTTGTTGATGCTTATGCAGAACTAGATAAAAAAAGACGATAG
- the era gene encoding GTPase Era, with protein MSLGDLSQEDFKSGFIALIGRPNVGKSTFINKFIGEKIAITSPIAQTTRNRLKVILTNEKSQIIFVDTPGIHKPHHLLGERLVQSAKRSIGDVDAVLVIFEASHSPGRGDAFILNLIRNLKIPVIVALNKWDLLALSQFKERKKEYFEFLEGTNWPVFCCSALTGQGCNELISEIEETLPFGPQLYPSDMNCDHPEKFLIAEFIREQVLINTREEVPHSVAVSIDKIEDITSKKKSEQKSRTGILATICVEKKSQKGILIGKGGSMLKKIGQESRMQIQTLINGNVYLELFVKVVPDWRSKSSRLNEFGYEGS; from the coding sequence ATGTCTTTGGGAGATTTGAGTCAAGAGGATTTTAAATCAGGGTTTATTGCATTAATCGGTAGACCCAATGTAGGCAAATCAACTTTCATCAACAAATTTATCGGTGAGAAAATAGCAATTACTTCTCCAATTGCTCAAACCACTAGAAATCGATTGAAAGTAATACTCACGAATGAAAAGTCTCAGATTATTTTTGTAGATACTCCTGGTATTCATAAACCACATCATTTATTGGGTGAAAGACTTGTTCAGAGTGCCAAGAGATCTATTGGAGATGTTGATGCAGTCTTAGTTATTTTTGAAGCCAGCCATTCTCCAGGGAGGGGGGACGCATTTATTTTGAATTTGATCAGAAATTTAAAAATCCCTGTCATTGTTGCCTTGAATAAATGGGATCTTTTAGCGTTGAGTCAATTTAAAGAAAGAAAGAAAGAATATTTCGAATTTTTAGAGGGTACTAATTGGCCAGTCTTTTGTTGTAGCGCTCTTACAGGTCAGGGATGTAATGAATTAATTAGTGAAATAGAAGAAACACTACCTTTTGGACCTCAGCTATATCCAAGTGATATGAATTGTGACCATCCTGAGAAGTTTTTGATAGCTGAATTTATAAGAGAACAAGTTTTAATAAATACACGCGAAGAAGTACCTCATAGTGTGGCAGTCTCTATTGATAAAATTGAAGACATAACATCGAAAAAAAAATCTGAACAGAAATCAAGAACTGGAATTCTTGCAACTATTTGTGTTGAGAAAAAAAGTCAGAAAGGAATTTTAATAGGTAAAGGGGGAAGCATGTTGAAAAAAATTGGCCAGGAGTCAAGAATGCAAATTCAAACTTTAATTAATGGAAATGTCTATCTAGAACTGTTTGTTAAAGTTGTGCCTGACTGGAGAAGTAAATCTTCTCGGCTTAATGAGTTTGGTTATGAAGGTAGCTAA
- a CDS encoding TIGR03792 family protein — translation MKTLRTKYFIEKIFSFLLLCVIFISTVFGNVKNIQAESLLKMNFPKESIVEHLKLDVPKKFKNAWLKAEEGSWEPWLLKQDGFLGRQLFWDPKEEEATLLIGWESRAVWKSISQTEINLVQHDFEKIARNETGEQSGNPFPLIFEGELNPE, via the coding sequence ATGAAAACTCTTAGAACTAAATATTTTATCGAAAAAATATTTAGTTTCCTTTTATTATGTGTGATTTTTATTTCAACTGTTTTTGGAAACGTGAAAAATATTCAAGCTGAGTCTTTATTGAAAATGAATTTTCCAAAGGAATCTATTGTCGAGCACCTTAAGCTTGATGTTCCGAAAAAATTTAAAAATGCTTGGTTAAAAGCTGAAGAAGGAAGTTGGGAGCCATGGTTATTAAAACAAGATGGTTTTTTAGGACGCCAACTTTTTTGGGATCCTAAAGAAGAGGAAGCAACCTTATTAATTGGATGGGAGTCAAGAGCCGTTTGGAAAAGCATCTCGCAGACAGAAATAAATCTTGTCCAGCATGACTTTGAAAAGATTGCCAGAAATGAAACAGGTGAACAAAGTGGAAATCCTTTTCCATTGATCTTTGAGGGGGAATTAAATCCAGAGTAA
- the thiS gene encoding sulfur carrier protein ThiS has product MQLKINGEIKTINNSNEELLMEALLENLGYKPQLVVVELNGEIISPKVWTNTKIKHGDCLEVVTIVGGGSYS; this is encoded by the coding sequence ATGCAATTAAAAATTAACGGCGAAATTAAAACCATTAACAACTCGAATGAAGAATTACTAATGGAAGCTTTGCTTGAAAACTTAGGTTACAAACCTCAGTTAGTTGTAGTTGAATTAAATGGTGAAATTATTAGCCCAAAAGTTTGGACAAATACAAAAATCAAACATGGAGATTGCTTAGAGGTTGTGACAATTGTTGGTGGAGGTTCCTACAGTTAG
- the rpsP gene encoding 30S ribosomal protein S16: MIKLRLKRFGKKRETSFRLVACNSTSRRDGRPLQELGFYNPRTKETRLDTEALRTRLGQGAQPTDAVRTLLEKGGLLEKKVRPAEVLGKQKQEKERSAKKKDAAASETSE, translated from the coding sequence ATGATCAAGCTCCGCCTCAAGCGGTTTGGTAAAAAGCGTGAAACCAGTTTTCGTCTAGTTGCATGTAATAGCACTTCAAGGCGAGATGGTCGCCCCCTACAAGAACTAGGCTTTTACAATCCAAGAACCAAAGAAACCAGATTAGATACAGAGGCTTTAAGAACTCGACTAGGGCAAGGTGCACAACCTACTGATGCTGTAAGAACTTTATTAGAAAAAGGAGGACTCCTTGAAAAGAAAGTTAGACCAGCTGAAGTCCTAGGTAAGCAAAAACAAGAAAAAGAAAGATCAGCAAAGAAAAAAGATGCAGCTGCATCCGAAACTTCTGAATAA
- a CDS encoding DUF1517 domain-containing protein, which translates to MFKTIRFSWIKRKQIFSFLVVSTIIFFSLFTNPNTASAASGGRIGGGSFQAPSSPQRQNYGGYGGNNFRGYGGGYRGGGIGFPFLLPIFGFGGGGIFGFLILMSIVGVIVNSFKSSSNFSNASNNSIVSQSTNPSKVSLIQFQIGLLASAKEIQVNLRGLAASSNTSTSSGLQRVLQDTTLSLLRKPELWVYSNIETGSVPYTSAESTFNRISITERSKLKAELTSNYSGQISSSTNKQSNPGDSDSTNEYIAITILVATKKDLSLQNSANTEVITEALRILGSISSNDLIALEVIWQPDGEGETLREEELIIQYPNLKHL; encoded by the coding sequence GTGTTCAAAACTATTCGCTTTAGTTGGATTAAAAGAAAACAGATTTTTTCTTTTCTGGTTGTTTCAACAATCATCTTTTTTTCTTTATTTACCAATCCCAACACTGCATCAGCAGCTAGTGGAGGAAGAATAGGTGGAGGAAGTTTTCAGGCGCCTTCATCGCCACAAAGACAAAATTACGGAGGCTATGGAGGCAATAACTTTCGAGGTTATGGAGGTGGGTACAGAGGAGGAGGTATTGGTTTTCCTTTCTTATTGCCAATATTTGGCTTTGGTGGAGGTGGGATTTTTGGTTTTTTAATACTTATGTCAATTGTTGGTGTAATTGTTAATTCATTTAAAAGCTCTTCAAATTTTTCCAACGCAAGCAATAACTCAATAGTTTCTCAATCAACGAACCCATCCAAGGTTTCTTTAATTCAGTTTCAAATTGGCTTACTGGCAAGTGCAAAAGAAATTCAAGTGAACCTAAGGGGGCTTGCTGCCTCTTCAAACACATCAACGTCATCTGGCCTTCAAAGAGTTCTTCAAGACACAACACTGTCCTTACTTAGGAAGCCTGAATTATGGGTCTATTCAAATATAGAAACAGGTTCTGTTCCATATACCTCAGCAGAATCAACATTTAATCGGATATCAATAACTGAAAGAAGCAAACTAAAAGCAGAGCTCACATCAAACTATTCCGGTCAAATATCTAGCTCAACAAATAAGCAATCCAATCCTGGGGATTCGGATTCAACAAATGAATACATCGCAATAACGATTCTCGTAGCAACAAAAAAAGATCTAAGTCTTCAAAACTCCGCAAACACCGAAGTCATCACAGAAGCTTTGAGAATCTTAGGGTCAATATCATCTAATGACTTAATTGCCTTAGAAGTTATCTGGCAACCTGACGGAGAAGGAGAGACCCTGAGAGAAGAAGAACTAATAATTCAATACCCAAATCTTAAACATTTATAA
- a CDS encoding Bax inhibitor-1/YccA family protein: MPANSNFQQAIREAQSSALIGPNVVNKALPYVGGGMALTGLGVLGGLSLQATNNPLFGPLFIVAFIAEIVLFFMASSAANNANNSKALPLLTGFSLLTGFTLSGIVGLAIQVAGMGAIGTAVFATGITFVIASSVGRKMSDNVGQALQGAVGLGLLGLIIAMVFQFVGGLFAPGMFGGSGFELMIAGFGTVLFVAMSFVDFYTMPRRYNDEQYLAGALGMYLTYINLFVFVLRLIIALQGGGRRD; the protein is encoded by the coding sequence ATGCCAGCAAACAGCAATTTTCAACAAGCTATTCGTGAAGCACAATCTAGTGCACTTATTGGTCCAAATGTAGTAAACAAAGCCTTGCCTTATGTAGGCGGAGGAATGGCATTAACTGGATTAGGTGTTTTAGGTGGACTTTCTTTACAAGCAACTAACAATCCTTTATTCGGCCCTTTATTTATAGTCGCATTTATTGCAGAAATAGTTTTATTCTTCATGGCAAGTAGCGCTGCCAATAATGCAAATAACTCCAAAGCTCTTCCACTCTTGACTGGATTTAGCTTGCTTACTGGTTTTACTCTCAGTGGGATTGTTGGCTTAGCAATTCAAGTTGCAGGAATGGGCGCGATAGGAACCGCAGTATTTGCGACTGGAATTACTTTCGTAATTGCTTCTTCAGTTGGCAGGAAAATGAGTGATAACGTTGGCCAAGCTTTGCAAGGTGCAGTTGGTCTTGGATTGCTTGGTTTGATTATCGCTATGGTCTTCCAATTTGTTGGAGGTTTATTTGCTCCAGGAATGTTTGGAGGCAGTGGCTTTGAATTGATGATTGCAGGTTTTGGAACTGTACTTTTTGTTGCAATGTCTTTTGTAGATTTCTACACAATGCCAAGAAGATATAACGACGAGCAGTATTTAGCTGGAGCATTAGGAATGTATCTAACTTACATAAACTTATTTGTTTTTGTTCTTCGTTTAATCATTGCTCTTCAAGGTGGTGGAAGAAGAGATTAA
- the trmD gene encoding tRNA (guanosine(37)-N1)-methyltransferase TrmD: protein MSKLRFDVVSLFPEAFKNFFNHGLIKKAFEEKIASIHIHNPRDHAMDNYRKVDDEPYGGGAGMVLKPEPYFSVFDQIPKLNKKRILLMTPQGRKISQPDFSRWSKEDQLILICGSYEGFDERIRSLADEEISIGDFVLTGGEIPAITLINGVVRLLPGTLGSAESLKEESHNEFLLEHPQYTRPAEFRGMKVPDVLLSGNHKLIREWRQKQREIRTKSRRPDLFELWKLDQLSFIKRSSLLKTEVNLRIGNGYDMHRLVSGRPLILGGVELNHPEGLGLDGHSDADVLTHAIMDAILGALSLGDIGKYFPPDDPKWKNADSLILLGHVMELIENKGWQIQNIDSVIVAERPKLKPYIDLMKEKISKTIGLNIDDVGVKATTNEKLGAEGREEGICCHAVVLIKRNENS, encoded by the coding sequence ATGAGTAAATTAAGATTCGATGTCGTAAGCCTTTTTCCAGAAGCTTTTAAAAATTTTTTTAATCATGGACTAATAAAAAAAGCATTTGAAGAGAAGATTGCATCAATTCATATACATAATCCTCGTGACCACGCTATGGATAATTATCGAAAAGTTGATGATGAGCCATATGGCGGAGGCGCAGGAATGGTCTTAAAGCCAGAACCCTATTTTTCGGTTTTTGATCAAATTCCAAAGCTCAATAAAAAAAGAATACTTTTGATGACTCCACAAGGTAGAAAAATATCTCAACCTGATTTTTCTAGATGGTCAAAAGAAGATCAACTCATATTGATATGTGGTAGCTATGAGGGATTTGATGAAAGGATTAGGTCTTTAGCTGATGAAGAAATTTCAATTGGAGACTTTGTTCTTACAGGTGGAGAAATTCCTGCAATAACTCTTATTAATGGAGTTGTACGTCTATTACCGGGAACTTTAGGCAGTGCCGAATCATTAAAAGAAGAAAGTCATAATGAGTTTCTTTTAGAACATCCCCAATACACCCGACCCGCAGAATTTAGAGGTATGAAAGTTCCTGATGTCCTTTTAAGTGGTAATCATAAATTAATTAGAGAATGGAGGCAGAAGCAAAGAGAAATCAGGACGAAGTCACGTAGACCCGATTTGTTCGAACTTTGGAAGCTCGACCAATTATCATTTATTAAAAGAAGTTCATTATTGAAAACTGAAGTGAACTTACGAATAGGCAACGGTTATGACATGCACCGATTGGTTTCTGGACGACCTTTAATTCTTGGAGGGGTTGAGTTAAACCATCCAGAGGGTTTAGGCCTTGATGGGCATAGTGATGCAGATGTTCTTACTCATGCAATTATGGACGCAATATTAGGTGCGTTATCATTGGGAGATATTGGAAAGTATTTCCCTCCAGATGACCCTAAGTGGAAAAATGCAGACAGTTTAATTCTGCTTGGACATGTCATGGAATTAATTGAGAATAAAGGTTGGCAAATTCAAAATATTGATTCAGTTATTGTCGCTGAAAGGCCAAAACTAAAACCTTATATTGACTTAATGAAGGAGAAGATATCTAAGACAATAGGATTGAACATTGATGATGTAGGAGTTAAAGCTACTACAAATGAGAAATTAGGTGCGGAGGGAAGAGAAGAGGGTATATGTTGTCATGCAGTTGTTTTAATCAAAAGGAATGAAAACTCTTAG
- the ffh gene encoding signal recognition particle protein, which yields MFEELTNQFEDAVKAFKGEAKISEENVDEALKQVRRALLDADVSLSVVKEFIDEVRVKAVGTEVVRGIDPGQKFIQVVHEELVNVMGGENDPLANSEEQPTVILMAGLQGAGKTTATAKLGLLLKEKNKKPLLVAADTYRPAAIDQLVTLGKQIDVEVFNLSSNLKPEEIAKKGLEKAKNEGFDTVLVDTAGRLQIDTDMMGEMVRIKEAVQPDEVLLVVDSMIGQEAADITRSFHEKVGITGAVLTKLDGDSRGGAALSIRKISGKPIKFIGTGEKVEALQPFYPERMASRILGMGDVLTLVEKAQKEVEIADAEIMQKKLQEATFDFSDFVKQMRMIKRMGSLGGLLKMIPGMNKIDDGMIKSGEDQLKKIEAMIGSMSVEERNKPELLAAQPSRRRRVASGSGHKPADVDKVLADFQRMRGLMKQMSTGGGLPGMDGGLPGMGGLPSMPSSGANPYQSRKGKGGPGLPPRRQRPIKKKKGFGDL from the coding sequence ATGTTTGAGGAACTAACTAATCAATTTGAAGATGCTGTAAAGGCATTTAAAGGTGAAGCTAAAATTTCAGAGGAGAATGTTGATGAAGCACTTAAGCAGGTCAGACGAGCTTTATTAGATGCAGATGTCAGCTTGTCTGTAGTAAAAGAATTTATTGATGAAGTAAGAGTAAAGGCAGTTGGAACAGAAGTTGTAAGAGGGATAGACCCTGGACAGAAATTCATTCAAGTAGTTCATGAAGAACTTGTGAATGTTATGGGAGGAGAGAATGACCCCTTGGCAAATTCAGAGGAACAGCCAACGGTCATTTTGATGGCTGGACTTCAGGGAGCTGGAAAGACAACCGCTACAGCAAAGCTTGGATTGCTTCTTAAAGAAAAAAATAAAAAGCCATTACTTGTGGCTGCCGATACTTACAGACCAGCCGCTATTGATCAATTAGTAACTTTGGGAAAACAAATTGATGTTGAGGTTTTTAATTTAAGTTCTAATTTAAAGCCGGAGGAGATTGCTAAAAAAGGCTTGGAAAAAGCTAAAAATGAAGGATTTGACACTGTTCTTGTAGATACTGCTGGGCGGCTCCAAATTGATACCGACATGATGGGAGAGATGGTTCGAATTAAAGAGGCCGTTCAACCAGATGAAGTTTTATTGGTAGTTGATTCAATGATTGGCCAAGAGGCCGCAGACATCACCAGAAGTTTTCATGAAAAAGTAGGAATAACAGGCGCTGTACTCACGAAGCTAGATGGAGATTCGAGAGGTGGAGCTGCTCTTTCTATAAGAAAAATCAGTGGAAAACCAATCAAATTTATAGGTACTGGAGAAAAGGTTGAGGCATTGCAACCTTTTTATCCCGAGAGGATGGCTAGCAGAATCTTAGGGATGGGCGATGTTTTAACTCTTGTCGAAAAAGCACAGAAAGAAGTTGAAATTGCTGATGCAGAAATCATGCAAAAGAAGCTTCAAGAAGCAACTTTTGATTTTTCAGATTTCGTAAAACAGATGAGGATGATAAAGCGAATGGGCTCGTTAGGGGGGCTGCTGAAAATGATTCCTGGAATGAATAAAATTGATGATGGAATGATTAAAAGTGGAGAAGATCAACTTAAAAAAATCGAGGCAATGATTGGTTCAATGTCAGTAGAGGAGAGGAATAAACCTGAATTGTTGGCAGCGCAACCATCAAGACGTCGAAGGGTTGCAAGTGGCAGTGGACATAAGCCAGCAGACGTTGATAAGGTTCTCGCGGATTTTCAAAGGATGCGAGGCTTGATGAAGCAGATGTCTACAGGAGGAGGTCTTCCCGGTATGGATGGAGGTCTCCCTGGTATGGGTGGACTCCCTAGTATGCCTTCATCTGGTGCTAATCCATATCAGTCAAGAAAAGGAAAAGGAGGTCCAGGTTTGCCCCCCCGAAGGCAGCGACCAATTAAGAAAAAGAAAGGTTTTGGTGATCTTTAG
- the larB gene encoding nickel pincer cofactor biosynthesis protein LarB: MNESIIDFQRRTRIGVVEAIWGEHKTIEQISEILKKYQLECETALVTRLTKEKGQKLLVEFPSAEFHEISGCLTLGEFKECTSSKEEVIILTGGTSDVGVASEAEIALNFHGIKTKLLIDVGVAGLHRLLDRIEEIKLSKVVIACAGMEGALPTVLAGLIPQPIIGLPISVGYGISGGGKTALEGMLASCAPGLVVVNIDNGYGAAMAAMRILST; encoded by the coding sequence ATGAATGAATCAATTATTGATTTTCAGAGGCGAACTCGAATCGGCGTAGTTGAGGCAATATGGGGGGAGCATAAAACAATTGAACAAATATCTGAAATATTGAAAAAATATCAGCTTGAGTGTGAAACTGCTTTAGTGACAAGACTAACTAAAGAAAAGGGTCAAAAACTTCTAGTTGAATTTCCTTCTGCAGAATTTCATGAAATATCTGGTTGCCTAACTTTGGGGGAATTTAAGGAATGTACTTCTTCTAAGGAAGAAGTAATTATTTTGACTGGAGGAACCAGTGATGTTGGAGTGGCATCAGAAGCAGAAATAGCTTTGAATTTTCATGGCATAAAAACTAAATTGTTGATTGATGTTGGCGTAGCAGGACTTCACAGATTGCTAGACAGGATTGAAGAAATAAAATTATCAAAAGTGGTTATTGCATGTGCCGGAATGGAGGGAGCTTTACCTACGGTGCTCGCTGGGTTAATCCCTCAGCCAATTATTGGACTTCCTATCTCAGTTGGATATGGGATTAGTGGTGGCGGTAAAACTGCTTTGGAGGGAATGCTTGCAAGTTGTGCGCCAGGGTTAGTAGTAGTGAATATTGATAATGGTTATGGAGCCGCAATGGCTGCTATGAGAATTTTATCAACCTAA